In a single window of the Solenopsis invicta isolate M01_SB unplaced genomic scaffold, UNIL_Sinv_3.0 scaffold_67, whole genome shotgun sequence genome:
- the LOC120356881 gene encoding peptidoglycan-recognition protein 1-like, with protein sequence MISKICFVLLLALPASFAEDKCPNIISRTQWTSVPAGDVNYLIVPIPYVIIQHTTTDKCNTRETCTARVDSIRGYHMDTLGWDDIGYSFLIGDDGNVYEGCGWTREGAHTYGYNKKSIGIAFIGNFQNKEASQNMLDTAHQLIKCGKSQHILRNNVRVLGARQVTATASPGNQLYAQIQNWPEWSSEP encoded by the exons ATGATTTCAAAAATCTGCTTCGTGCTTTTGTTGGCACTTCCTGCTAGTTTTGCTG AGGACAAATGTCCAAACATTATCAGTAGAACTCAGTGGACCAGTGTCCCCGCTGGAGAtgtcaattatttaatagtaCCAATACCTTACGTGATAATACAGCATACGACCACCGACAAATGTAATACGCGCGAGACATGTACAGCTCGAGTTGACAGCATTCGTGGATACCATATGGATACACTCGGCTGGGATGACATTGGTTACTC attcttGATTGGCGATGATGGAAACGTATACGAAGGATGCGGATGGACCCGCGAAGGAGCACACACGTACGGATATAATAAAAAGTCTATCGGTATAGCTTTCATTGGAAATTTTCAGA ACAAAGAAGCTAGTCAGAACATGTTAGACACCGCACACCAATTAATTAAATGTGGAAAATCCCAACATATCCTTCGAAACAATGTACGCGTGCTTGGTGCACGACAGGTGACCGCAACAGCTAGTCCTGGAAATCAACTCTACGCCCAGATCCAAAATTGGCCTGAATGGAGTAGCGAACCTTAG